A DNA window from Aphelocoma coerulescens isolate FSJ_1873_10779 chromosome 7, UR_Acoe_1.0, whole genome shotgun sequence contains the following coding sequences:
- the FMNL2 gene encoding formin-like protein 2 isoform X3 — protein sequence MGNAGSVDAQQTELRAHSVPLKLPMPEPGELEERFAVVLNAMNLPPDKARLLRQYDNEKKWELICDQERFQVKNPPHTYIQKLKGYLDPAVTRKKFRRRVQESTQVLRELEISLRTNHIGWVREFLNEENKGLDVLVEYLSFAQYAVTFDFESLENSVESSMDKSKPWSRSIEDLHRGSNLPSPVGNSISRSGRHSTLRYNTLPSRRTLKNSRLVSKKDDVHVCIMCLRAIMNYQYGFNMVMSHPHAVNEIALSLNNKNPRTKALVLELLAAVCLVRGGHEIILSAFDNFKEVCGEKQRFEKLMEHFRNEDNNIDFMVACMQFINIVVHSVEDMNFRVHLQYEFTKLGLDEYLDKLKHTESDKLQVQIQAYLDNVFDVGALLEDAETKNAALERVEELEENLSHLSEKLQDTENEAMAKIVELEKQLMQRNKELDVIREIYKDANTQVHTLRKMVKEKEEAIQRQSTLEKKIHELEKQGTIKIQKKGDGDISILPVALGSGMVPAGAEAVPGTCATPGAGPSVPLPPPPPPLPTLPGSPEAVPNGPVAVPPPPPPPPPPPPPPPLPGPAPDAAPDAAPAAPLPPPPPPSAPPLPGTASPTVVFNSGLAAVKIKKPIKTKFRMPVFNWVALKPNQINGTVFNEIDDERILEDLNVDEFEEIFKTKAQGPAMDLTSSKQKIPQKGSNKVTLLDANRAKNLAITLRKAGKTADEICRAIHVFDLKTLPVDFVECLMRFLPTENEVKVLRLYERERKPLENLSDEDRFMMQFSKIERLMQKMTIMAFIGNFAESIQMLTPQLHAIIAASVSIKSSQKLKKILEIILALGNYMNSSKRGAVYGFKLQSLDLLLETKSTDRKQTLLHYISNVVKEKYQHVALFYNELHYVEKAAAVSLENVLLDVKELQRGLELTKREYTMHDHNTMLKDFIQSNEGKLKKLQDDAKIAQDAFDDAVKYFGENPKTTPPSVFFPVFVRFVKAYKQAEEENELRKKQEQALMEKLMEQEALMEQQDQKSPSHKSKRQQQELIAELRRRQVKDNRHVYEGKDGAIEDIITALKKNNITKFPNVHSRVRISSSTAVVEDSQS from the exons AAATTCAGGAGACGAGTCCAGGAGTCGACTCAGGTGCTCCGAGAACTGGAAATTTCCTTGAGGACAAACCACATCGG GTGGGTCAGGGAGTTCCTGAATGAAGAGAACAAAGGCCTGGATGTCCTGGTGGAATACCTGTCCTTTGCCCAGTATGCAGTCAC ATTTGACTTTGAAAGCCTGGAGAACAGCGTGGAGAGCTCCATGGACAAGTCCAAGCCCTGGAGCCGATCCATCGAGGACCTGCACAGGGGCAGCAATTTGCCCTCTCCCGTTGGGAACAGCATCTCCCGCTCCGGCAGACACTCGACCCTCCG gTACAACACCTTGCCAAGCCGAAGAACCCTGAAAAATTCCCGACTAGTGAGTAAGAAGGATGATGTCCACGTGTGCATCATGTGCTTACGGGCCATAATGAACTACCAG tACGGATTCAACATGGTCATGTCCCACCCTCACGCCGTCAATGAGATTGCACTAAGCCTGAACAACAAGAACCCCAG GACAAAGGCCCTGGTCCTGGAACTCCTGGCGGCCGTTTGCCTCGTCCGAGGGGGCCACGAAATCATTTTGTCTGCCTTTGATAACTTCAAGGAG GTGTGTGGGGAGAAGCAGCGCTTCGAGAAGCTCATGGAGCACTTCCGGAATGAAGACAACAACATCGACTTCATG GTGGCCTGCATGCAGTTCATCAACATCGTGGTGCACTCCGTGGAGGACATGAACTTCCGAGTGCACCTCCAGTACGAGTTCACCAAGCTGGGCCTGGACGAGTACCTGGAT AAGCTGAAGCACACGGAGAGTGACAAGCTGCAGGTGCAGATCCAGGCCTACCTGGACAACGTGTTCGACGTGGGGGCTCTGCTGGAGGACGCGGAGACCAAGAACGCAGCCCTGGAGAGGGTGGAAGAACTGGAAGAAAACCTTTCCCAC TTATCTGAAAAGCTCCAGGATACGGAGAACGAAGCCATGGCCAAGATTGTGGAACTGGAAAAGCAACTCATGCAAAGGAACAAAGAACTGGATGTGATCCGC GAGATCTACAAGGATGCAAACACGCAGGTTCACACCCTGAGGAAGATggtgaaggagaaggaggaagccATCCAGCGCCAATCCACGCTGGAGAAGAAGATCCATGAGCTGGAGAAGCAGGGAACCATCAAGATCCAGAAGAAAGGGGATGGGGATATTTCCATCCTCCCCGTGGCCCTGGGCTCCGGGATGGTGCCGGCGGGAGCGGAGGCAGTGCCAGGGACCTGTGCCACACCCGGAGCTGGCCCCTCAGTGCCACTGCCCCCACCTCCAccccccctgcccaccctgccagggtcACCCGAGGCAG TGCCCAACGGCCCCGTGGCAGTGCCAcctccaccaccacctcctcctcctccccctcctcctcctcctctcccggGCCCGGCTCCGGACGCGGCACCGGATGCGGCTCCGGCGGCTCCGCTGCCCCCTCCgcccccgccctcggctccccCCCTGCCCGGCACGGCCTCGCCCACCGTGGTCTTCAACTCTGGCCTCGCAG CTGTGAAGATCAAGAAGCCCATCAAGACCAAGTTCCGCATGCCCGTGTTCAACTGGGTGGCCCTGAAGCCCAACCAGATCAACGGCACCGTCTTCAACGAGATCGACGACGAGAGGATCCTCGAG gaTCTAAACGTGGATGAATTTGAGGAAATATTCAAAACAAAGGCGCAGGGCCCGGCCATGGATCTGACTTCCAGCAAGCAGAAGATCCCTCAGAAAGGATCCAACAAGGTCACGCTGCTGGATGCCAACAGAGCCAAGAATTTGGCCATCACCCTGCGGAAAGCCGGGAAAACGGCGGATGAGATCTGCAGAGCCATCCACGT GTTTGACCTGAAGACGCTGCCGGTGGATTTCGTGGAATGCCTGATGCGGTTCCTGCCCACGGAGAACGAGGTGAAGGTGCTGAGGCTCTACGAGAGGGAGAGGAAGCCCCTGGAGAACCTGTCGGACGAGGACAGGTTCATGATGCAGTTCAGCAAGATCGAGAGGCTCATGCAGAAAATGACCATCATGGCCTTCATCGGCAACTTCGCCGAGAGCATCCAGATGCTCACCCCG CAACTCCACGCCATAATCGCTGCCTCTGTCTCCATAAAGTCATCccaaaaactgaagaaaatccTGGAG ATCATCCTGGCTCTTGGGAATTACATGAACAGCAGCAAACGAGGGGCTGTGTATGGATTTAAGCTGCAGAGTTTAGACCTG ctcctggaaaCGAAGTCGACAGACCGGAAGCAGACACTGCTGCACTACATCTCCAACGTGGTGAAGGAGAAGTACCAGCACGTGGCCCTGTTCTACAACGAGCTGCACTACGtggagaaggcagcagcag tgtccctggagaacGTCCTGCTGGAcgtgaaggagctgcagcgggGCCTGGAGCTGACCAAGCGCGAGTACACCATGCATGACCACAACACCATGCTCAAGGACTTCATCCAGAGCAACGAGGGCAAGCTCAAGAAGCTCCAGGACGATGCCAAAATAGCCCAG GATGCCTTTGATGATGCTGTGAAGTATTTCGGGGAGAATCCCAAGACAACCCCGCCCTCGGTCTTCTTCCCGGTGTTTGTCCGCTTTGTGAAGGCCTACAAG CAAGCAGAAGAAGAAAAcgagctgaggaaaaagcaggaacagGCCTTAATGGAAAAACTCATGGAGCAAGAGGCATTGATGGAGCAGCAGGACCAAAAG TCCCCTTCCCACAAGAGCaagcggcagcagcaggagctgatcGCGGAGCTGCGGCGCCGGCAGGTCAAGGACAACCGGCACGTGTACGAGGGCAAGGACGGCGCCATCGAGGACATCATCACAG caCTAAAGAAGAATAATATCACTAAATTTCCCAATGTTCACTCGAGGgtaaggatttcttctagcacAGCCGTGGTGGAGGATTCCCAGAGCTG A
- the FMNL2 gene encoding formin-like protein 2 isoform X1: protein MGNAGSVDAQQTELRAHSVPLKLPMPEPGELEERFAVVLNAMNLPPDKARLLRQYDNEKKWELICDQERFQVKNPPHTYIQKLKGYLDPAVTRKKFRRRVQESTQVLRELEISLRTNHIGWVREFLNEENKGLDVLVEYLSFAQYAVTFDFESLENSVESSMDKSKPWSRSIEDLHRGSNLPSPVGNSISRSGRHSTLRYNTLPSRRTLKNSRLVSKKDDVHVCIMCLRAIMNYQYGFNMVMSHPHAVNEIALSLNNKNPRTKALVLELLAAVCLVRGGHEIILSAFDNFKEVCGEKQRFEKLMEHFRNEDNNIDFMVACMQFINIVVHSVEDMNFRVHLQYEFTKLGLDEYLDKLKHTESDKLQVQIQAYLDNVFDVGALLEDAETKNAALERVEELEENLSHLSEKLQDTENEAMAKIVELEKQLMQRNKELDVIREIYKDANTQVHTLRKMVKEKEEAIQRQSTLEKKIHELEKQGTIKIQKKGDGDISILPVALGSGMVPAGAEAVPGTCATPGAGPSVPLPPPPPPLPTLPGSPEAVPNGPVAVPPPPPPPPPPPPPPPLPGPAPDAAPDAAPAAPLPPPPPPSAPPLPGTASPTVVFNSGLAAVKIKKPIKTKFRMPVFNWVALKPNQINGTVFNEIDDERILEDLNVDEFEEIFKTKAQGPAMDLTSSKQKIPQKGSNKVTLLDANRAKNLAITLRKAGKTADEICRAIHVFDLKTLPVDFVECLMRFLPTENEVKVLRLYERERKPLENLSDEDRFMMQFSKIERLMQKMTIMAFIGNFAESIQMLTPQLHAIIAASVSIKSSQKLKKILEIILALGNYMNSSKRGAVYGFKLQSLDLLLETKSTDRKQTLLHYISNVVKEKYQHVALFYNELHYVEKAAAVSLENVLLDVKELQRGLELTKREYTMHDHNTMLKDFIQSNEGKLKKLQDDAKIAQDAFDDAVKYFGENPKTTPPSVFFPVFVRFVKAYKQAEEENELRKKQEQALMEKLMEQEALMEQQDQKSPSHKSKRQQQELIAELRRRQVKDNRHVYEGKDGAIEDIITALKKNNITKFPNVHSRVRISSSTAVVEDSQSWQASLFTWLPPLSLCQAAGGRWG, encoded by the exons AAATTCAGGAGACGAGTCCAGGAGTCGACTCAGGTGCTCCGAGAACTGGAAATTTCCTTGAGGACAAACCACATCGG GTGGGTCAGGGAGTTCCTGAATGAAGAGAACAAAGGCCTGGATGTCCTGGTGGAATACCTGTCCTTTGCCCAGTATGCAGTCAC ATTTGACTTTGAAAGCCTGGAGAACAGCGTGGAGAGCTCCATGGACAAGTCCAAGCCCTGGAGCCGATCCATCGAGGACCTGCACAGGGGCAGCAATTTGCCCTCTCCCGTTGGGAACAGCATCTCCCGCTCCGGCAGACACTCGACCCTCCG gTACAACACCTTGCCAAGCCGAAGAACCCTGAAAAATTCCCGACTAGTGAGTAAGAAGGATGATGTCCACGTGTGCATCATGTGCTTACGGGCCATAATGAACTACCAG tACGGATTCAACATGGTCATGTCCCACCCTCACGCCGTCAATGAGATTGCACTAAGCCTGAACAACAAGAACCCCAG GACAAAGGCCCTGGTCCTGGAACTCCTGGCGGCCGTTTGCCTCGTCCGAGGGGGCCACGAAATCATTTTGTCTGCCTTTGATAACTTCAAGGAG GTGTGTGGGGAGAAGCAGCGCTTCGAGAAGCTCATGGAGCACTTCCGGAATGAAGACAACAACATCGACTTCATG GTGGCCTGCATGCAGTTCATCAACATCGTGGTGCACTCCGTGGAGGACATGAACTTCCGAGTGCACCTCCAGTACGAGTTCACCAAGCTGGGCCTGGACGAGTACCTGGAT AAGCTGAAGCACACGGAGAGTGACAAGCTGCAGGTGCAGATCCAGGCCTACCTGGACAACGTGTTCGACGTGGGGGCTCTGCTGGAGGACGCGGAGACCAAGAACGCAGCCCTGGAGAGGGTGGAAGAACTGGAAGAAAACCTTTCCCAC TTATCTGAAAAGCTCCAGGATACGGAGAACGAAGCCATGGCCAAGATTGTGGAACTGGAAAAGCAACTCATGCAAAGGAACAAAGAACTGGATGTGATCCGC GAGATCTACAAGGATGCAAACACGCAGGTTCACACCCTGAGGAAGATggtgaaggagaaggaggaagccATCCAGCGCCAATCCACGCTGGAGAAGAAGATCCATGAGCTGGAGAAGCAGGGAACCATCAAGATCCAGAAGAAAGGGGATGGGGATATTTCCATCCTCCCCGTGGCCCTGGGCTCCGGGATGGTGCCGGCGGGAGCGGAGGCAGTGCCAGGGACCTGTGCCACACCCGGAGCTGGCCCCTCAGTGCCACTGCCCCCACCTCCAccccccctgcccaccctgccagggtcACCCGAGGCAG TGCCCAACGGCCCCGTGGCAGTGCCAcctccaccaccacctcctcctcctccccctcctcctcctcctctcccggGCCCGGCTCCGGACGCGGCACCGGATGCGGCTCCGGCGGCTCCGCTGCCCCCTCCgcccccgccctcggctccccCCCTGCCCGGCACGGCCTCGCCCACCGTGGTCTTCAACTCTGGCCTCGCAG CTGTGAAGATCAAGAAGCCCATCAAGACCAAGTTCCGCATGCCCGTGTTCAACTGGGTGGCCCTGAAGCCCAACCAGATCAACGGCACCGTCTTCAACGAGATCGACGACGAGAGGATCCTCGAG gaTCTAAACGTGGATGAATTTGAGGAAATATTCAAAACAAAGGCGCAGGGCCCGGCCATGGATCTGACTTCCAGCAAGCAGAAGATCCCTCAGAAAGGATCCAACAAGGTCACGCTGCTGGATGCCAACAGAGCCAAGAATTTGGCCATCACCCTGCGGAAAGCCGGGAAAACGGCGGATGAGATCTGCAGAGCCATCCACGT GTTTGACCTGAAGACGCTGCCGGTGGATTTCGTGGAATGCCTGATGCGGTTCCTGCCCACGGAGAACGAGGTGAAGGTGCTGAGGCTCTACGAGAGGGAGAGGAAGCCCCTGGAGAACCTGTCGGACGAGGACAGGTTCATGATGCAGTTCAGCAAGATCGAGAGGCTCATGCAGAAAATGACCATCATGGCCTTCATCGGCAACTTCGCCGAGAGCATCCAGATGCTCACCCCG CAACTCCACGCCATAATCGCTGCCTCTGTCTCCATAAAGTCATCccaaaaactgaagaaaatccTGGAG ATCATCCTGGCTCTTGGGAATTACATGAACAGCAGCAAACGAGGGGCTGTGTATGGATTTAAGCTGCAGAGTTTAGACCTG ctcctggaaaCGAAGTCGACAGACCGGAAGCAGACACTGCTGCACTACATCTCCAACGTGGTGAAGGAGAAGTACCAGCACGTGGCCCTGTTCTACAACGAGCTGCACTACGtggagaaggcagcagcag tgtccctggagaacGTCCTGCTGGAcgtgaaggagctgcagcgggGCCTGGAGCTGACCAAGCGCGAGTACACCATGCATGACCACAACACCATGCTCAAGGACTTCATCCAGAGCAACGAGGGCAAGCTCAAGAAGCTCCAGGACGATGCCAAAATAGCCCAG GATGCCTTTGATGATGCTGTGAAGTATTTCGGGGAGAATCCCAAGACAACCCCGCCCTCGGTCTTCTTCCCGGTGTTTGTCCGCTTTGTGAAGGCCTACAAG CAAGCAGAAGAAGAAAAcgagctgaggaaaaagcaggaacagGCCTTAATGGAAAAACTCATGGAGCAAGAGGCATTGATGGAGCAGCAGGACCAAAAG TCCCCTTCCCACAAGAGCaagcggcagcagcaggagctgatcGCGGAGCTGCGGCGCCGGCAGGTCAAGGACAACCGGCACGTGTACGAGGGCAAGGACGGCGCCATCGAGGACATCATCACAG caCTAAAGAAGAATAATATCACTAAATTTCCCAATGTTCACTCGAGGgtaaggatttcttctagcacAGCCGTGGTGGAGGATTCCCAGAGCTGGCAAGCATCACTTTTTACTTggcttcctcctctctctctgtgccaggcagctgGTGGTAGATGGGGCTGA
- the FMNL2 gene encoding formin-like protein 2 isoform X6: MCLRAIMNYQYGFNMVMSHPHAVNEIALSLNNKNPRTKALVLELLAAVCLVRGGHEIILSAFDNFKEVCGEKQRFEKLMEHFRNEDNNIDFMVACMQFINIVVHSVEDMNFRVHLQYEFTKLGLDEYLDKLKHTESDKLQVQIQAYLDNVFDVGALLEDAETKNAALERVEELEENLSHLSEKLQDTENEAMAKIVELEKQLMQRNKELDVIREIYKDANTQVHTLRKMVKEKEEAIQRQSTLEKKIHELEKQGTIKIQKKGDGDISILPVALGSGMVPAGAEAVPGTCATPGAGPSVPLPPPPPPLPTLPGSPEAVPNGPVAVPPPPPPPPPPPPPPPLPGPAPDAAPDAAPAAPLPPPPPPSAPPLPGTASPTVVFNSGLAAVKIKKPIKTKFRMPVFNWVALKPNQINGTVFNEIDDERILEDLNVDEFEEIFKTKAQGPAMDLTSSKQKIPQKGSNKVTLLDANRAKNLAITLRKAGKTADEICRAIHVFDLKTLPVDFVECLMRFLPTENEVKVLRLYERERKPLENLSDEDRFMMQFSKIERLMQKMTIMAFIGNFAESIQMLTPQLHAIIAASVSIKSSQKLKKILEIILALGNYMNSSKRGAVYGFKLQSLDLLLETKSTDRKQTLLHYISNVVKEKYQHVALFYNELHYVEKAAAVSLENVLLDVKELQRGLELTKREYTMHDHNTMLKDFIQSNEGKLKKLQDDAKIAQDAFDDAVKYFGENPKTTPPSVFFPVFVRFVKAYKQAEEENELRKKQEQALMEKLMEQEALMEQQDQKSPSHKSKRQQQELIAELRRRQVKDNRHVYEGKDGAIEDIITALKKNNITKFPNVHSRVRISSSTAVVEDSQSWQASLFTWLPPLSLCQAAGGRWG; encoded by the exons ATGTGCTTACGGGCCATAATGAACTACCAG tACGGATTCAACATGGTCATGTCCCACCCTCACGCCGTCAATGAGATTGCACTAAGCCTGAACAACAAGAACCCCAG GACAAAGGCCCTGGTCCTGGAACTCCTGGCGGCCGTTTGCCTCGTCCGAGGGGGCCACGAAATCATTTTGTCTGCCTTTGATAACTTCAAGGAG GTGTGTGGGGAGAAGCAGCGCTTCGAGAAGCTCATGGAGCACTTCCGGAATGAAGACAACAACATCGACTTCATG GTGGCCTGCATGCAGTTCATCAACATCGTGGTGCACTCCGTGGAGGACATGAACTTCCGAGTGCACCTCCAGTACGAGTTCACCAAGCTGGGCCTGGACGAGTACCTGGAT AAGCTGAAGCACACGGAGAGTGACAAGCTGCAGGTGCAGATCCAGGCCTACCTGGACAACGTGTTCGACGTGGGGGCTCTGCTGGAGGACGCGGAGACCAAGAACGCAGCCCTGGAGAGGGTGGAAGAACTGGAAGAAAACCTTTCCCAC TTATCTGAAAAGCTCCAGGATACGGAGAACGAAGCCATGGCCAAGATTGTGGAACTGGAAAAGCAACTCATGCAAAGGAACAAAGAACTGGATGTGATCCGC GAGATCTACAAGGATGCAAACACGCAGGTTCACACCCTGAGGAAGATggtgaaggagaaggaggaagccATCCAGCGCCAATCCACGCTGGAGAAGAAGATCCATGAGCTGGAGAAGCAGGGAACCATCAAGATCCAGAAGAAAGGGGATGGGGATATTTCCATCCTCCCCGTGGCCCTGGGCTCCGGGATGGTGCCGGCGGGAGCGGAGGCAGTGCCAGGGACCTGTGCCACACCCGGAGCTGGCCCCTCAGTGCCACTGCCCCCACCTCCAccccccctgcccaccctgccagggtcACCCGAGGCAG TGCCCAACGGCCCCGTGGCAGTGCCAcctccaccaccacctcctcctcctccccctcctcctcctcctctcccggGCCCGGCTCCGGACGCGGCACCGGATGCGGCTCCGGCGGCTCCGCTGCCCCCTCCgcccccgccctcggctccccCCCTGCCCGGCACGGCCTCGCCCACCGTGGTCTTCAACTCTGGCCTCGCAG CTGTGAAGATCAAGAAGCCCATCAAGACCAAGTTCCGCATGCCCGTGTTCAACTGGGTGGCCCTGAAGCCCAACCAGATCAACGGCACCGTCTTCAACGAGATCGACGACGAGAGGATCCTCGAG gaTCTAAACGTGGATGAATTTGAGGAAATATTCAAAACAAAGGCGCAGGGCCCGGCCATGGATCTGACTTCCAGCAAGCAGAAGATCCCTCAGAAAGGATCCAACAAGGTCACGCTGCTGGATGCCAACAGAGCCAAGAATTTGGCCATCACCCTGCGGAAAGCCGGGAAAACGGCGGATGAGATCTGCAGAGCCATCCACGT GTTTGACCTGAAGACGCTGCCGGTGGATTTCGTGGAATGCCTGATGCGGTTCCTGCCCACGGAGAACGAGGTGAAGGTGCTGAGGCTCTACGAGAGGGAGAGGAAGCCCCTGGAGAACCTGTCGGACGAGGACAGGTTCATGATGCAGTTCAGCAAGATCGAGAGGCTCATGCAGAAAATGACCATCATGGCCTTCATCGGCAACTTCGCCGAGAGCATCCAGATGCTCACCCCG CAACTCCACGCCATAATCGCTGCCTCTGTCTCCATAAAGTCATCccaaaaactgaagaaaatccTGGAG ATCATCCTGGCTCTTGGGAATTACATGAACAGCAGCAAACGAGGGGCTGTGTATGGATTTAAGCTGCAGAGTTTAGACCTG ctcctggaaaCGAAGTCGACAGACCGGAAGCAGACACTGCTGCACTACATCTCCAACGTGGTGAAGGAGAAGTACCAGCACGTGGCCCTGTTCTACAACGAGCTGCACTACGtggagaaggcagcagcag tgtccctggagaacGTCCTGCTGGAcgtgaaggagctgcagcgggGCCTGGAGCTGACCAAGCGCGAGTACACCATGCATGACCACAACACCATGCTCAAGGACTTCATCCAGAGCAACGAGGGCAAGCTCAAGAAGCTCCAGGACGATGCCAAAATAGCCCAG GATGCCTTTGATGATGCTGTGAAGTATTTCGGGGAGAATCCCAAGACAACCCCGCCCTCGGTCTTCTTCCCGGTGTTTGTCCGCTTTGTGAAGGCCTACAAG CAAGCAGAAGAAGAAAAcgagctgaggaaaaagcaggaacagGCCTTAATGGAAAAACTCATGGAGCAAGAGGCATTGATGGAGCAGCAGGACCAAAAG TCCCCTTCCCACAAGAGCaagcggcagcagcaggagctgatcGCGGAGCTGCGGCGCCGGCAGGTCAAGGACAACCGGCACGTGTACGAGGGCAAGGACGGCGCCATCGAGGACATCATCACAG caCTAAAGAAGAATAATATCACTAAATTTCCCAATGTTCACTCGAGGgtaaggatttcttctagcacAGCCGTGGTGGAGGATTCCCAGAGCTGGCAAGCATCACTTTTTACTTggcttcctcctctctctctgtgccaggcagctgGTGGTAGATGGGGCTGA